The sequence AAAAGAAATGTGATTTGGTGATTTGTCTTTCGCACATCGGATATGATTACAGTGACGAACCTGAAAAATTAAACGATAAAATTTTAGCATCAAAAACAGAAAATATTGACTTAATTTTAGGAGGTCATACGCATACTTTTTTACCGGAACCTCAGACCTTTAAAAACAGACAAGGGAAGAATGTTTTGGTAAACCAAGTTGGTTGGGCTGGTCTTCTTTTGGGCAGAATAGACTTCTTCTTTGATAAAAATAAAAATGTACAACAGATTTCTTGGAACAACCAAGCAATTGACAGCAGTATAACAGCATAATATGAAAAAATTCTCTATAATTTCTCTTGGTATTTTGGCAACTTTCCAGATGGTAAAGGCTCAGAATATTTCATCAAAAAAATGGGCAGATTTATTTTCTTACAATAATGTCTTGGCATTAAAAGAAGATAACGGAAAAATAGTTGCTGCCACAGAAAATGGAATTTTTTATTATACTGTTTCTACAGGGGAAATTTCAAAGCTTTCTAAAGCAAACGGACTGCATGAGGTGAAAATATCCGCATTTGATTATAATCCGCAGACAAAAATTGGTCTTGTTGGGTATCAAAATGGTTCTTTGGATATTATTACGCCTCAAGGAATTACGTATGTTATTGATATTCCTATTGCAACCGGATATAATGGAAGTAAAAAGATCAATCACATCTCAATCACTGGCGATAGAGCTGTAGTTTCCGTAGGATATGGAGTTTCTATTTTTGATCTGAAAAAGAAAGAATTTGGAGATTCTGCGTTCTTTGTTACCGGAGGAGTTTATCAGGCAAGTAACGAAGCTACAATTAAAGATAATAAAGTTTTTTCTGTAACCAATACAGGATTAAAGACTCACGACCTAAACACAACATTTCCAGTATTCACTACATGGACTACAGAATTGGCTGGAAATTTCACAGATATTGATTCTGAAAATATAGTCGCTTTTTCATCTGCTACAGCAACCTACATTTATAACAACGGAGTTTCTACACCACTTGCACAGGCTTTTGGAAATGTGAGCGATGTGGTAGTGAATGCTGATAATATTATTATTACAGATGCCAGCAGAATTTACAGCTATAATACGAATGGAACTTTCGCAGGATCGGTAACCGTTGGAGAGAATTGTAATACGGCAACAAAGGTTGGCTCAAAAATATTTTGCGGAACTATTTTATCTGGTTTAAAGAGTGAAGATAATGTTATCTATAAACCGGATGGACCATATAATAATATTTCTTATAAGATATCTTTGCTAAATGACCAAATCTGGGTTTCTACAGGAGGTAGAGATGCTTACAATCAACCCATCTTCAGAGATCTCGGTTACTATCATTTTGATGGAGGCAAATGGAATTATCCGGATTATTTTGTAAATAATCCTATAAATTTCAACGTGTTAGATGCAGTAGCAAATCCATCAAATCCAAGCGAAGTATTTTTCGCTAATTATTCATTCTCGAATGGCGAGAAAGGGATTTACAAAATGGAGAATAATGTTTTTAAGAAAGTTTACAAAAACAATGATTCCGATCCTGCTTACAATCGCCCAATAGGTATAACATTTGATGAAAACAATAATTTATTTGTTTCTGCCGGTCTTATAGAAAATGTTTCTGCAAACGCAGGATATTATCTTTATAACAGAACTGCAGATGACTTTACTTTGATTCCTATTGTTGGTGCGGTATCTACTCAAAAACCATTTACGAAAGAAGGATACCTATATATACCTTGTCCATATTTTGACCCTGGTGGATTAATCATCAAAGAATATGGTAACAATCCATCATCAACAACATCACCATTTAAGATTATACGTAAGGAAAATAACTTGCCTGCTAATGGAACTATATCAGCAGCAATTGACAAAAATAATGATGTGTGGATTGGTACACGTATAGGCCTCAGAATTCTTTCAAACCCAAAATCAGCGATTACAGAAAACAACCCTCAAACTACTCCTATTATCATCGAACAAAATGGTATTGCTGAGGAACTATTCCGTGACAACAGCATTCTTCAAATTGAAGTTGATGGCGGAAACCAAAAATGGGTTTCAATAGAAGATGGTGGCGTTTATTACTTGTCAGCATCTGGCGAACAGGTTATCAAGAGATTTACAAAAGAAAACTCTCCCCTTCCAACCAACAATGTAACTGATATTAAGGTCGATAAGACCAACGGGAAGGTTTACTTTGTGACACTTGATGGCATTGTAACTTACCAAGGAGATGTTGCCGACGTAACCTCTGATTTCGGAAACGTTTTAGTATACCCAAATCCTGTGGTTTATGCTCAGTTTAAAGGTAAAGTAACGATTAAAGGATTAGCTGAGAAAACAAATATCAGAATCACTGATGCTGCAGGAAACATTGTACATTCTGCCATTGCCAGAACCGGATATTACGAATGGGATCTCAACAATCAGAAGGGGAAAAGAGTAGCTTCAGGAATCTATTTTGTGCTGATGACCAACGAAGATGCAAGCGATAAAGCAACTGCGAAAATAGCCGTTGTTAATTAATGAATTCTCAAAACGGTTTTTTACTTTCGTTTATAAAATATGGTGAAAACGATGCAATTTTGCATTGTTTTACCGAAGAGGAAGGCTTTCAGACTTATTTTCTAAAAGGTATTTATACCCGAAAGAATAAGAAGAAAGCCTTTCTTTTGCCTTTAAATAAATTAAATTTTTCGATACGAGTTGGTAGCAGAAGTGGCAGTATGCAGACGATATCTAATCTTGAAATACTGAATCTACATGACCTATATACAGACATCAAAGCCAATACTGTCGTATTTTTTATTTCAGATTTTTTAAACCAAATTTTAAGAAACGAAAATAAAAATTCAGCAGTGTTTTATGTCATTGATGAATTTATAGACCAGCTCAACAACAAAAATTATCAGTCACACCTTATTTTTTTAATTAAAATATTAAAAATTCAAGGGGTTGCACCACTTTTAGATGAAGGAAATTTTCTTGATCCGGAAACCGGAACTTTTTCTCCTTTTTCTAATCACCTGCTATTTGATGAGGAAATTTCTTTATTTTGGAAGAGCATTATTTCGTCACAGAATCCTTACGACAATAAAATTCCATCTTCAAAAGAAAAGGATTTTTAGACAGTATTTTGGTTTATTATCATTATCACATTTCGGATTTTAAGACTCCGAA comes from Chryseobacterium sp. 3008163 and encodes:
- the recO gene encoding DNA repair protein RecO, with product MNSQNGFLLSFIKYGENDAILHCFTEEEGFQTYFLKGIYTRKNKKKAFLLPLNKLNFSIRVGSRSGSMQTISNLEILNLHDLYTDIKANTVVFFISDFLNQILRNENKNSAVFYVIDEFIDQLNNKNYQSHLIFLIKILKIQGVAPLLDEGNFLDPETGTFSPFSNHLLFDEEISLFWKSIISSQNPYDNKIPSSKEKDF